From Danio aesculapii chromosome 18, fDanAes4.1, whole genome shotgun sequence, a single genomic window includes:
- the LOC130245855 gene encoding extracellular calcium-sensing receptor has translation MPVIGLVSLGLAFLLYFSVVVCTSLGKSCWTLGDFNSPVLEQDGDIVIGGLFPMHNIAPETDYNFSDLPHYRDCSRFDFRAFRWVQTMVFAIEEINSNSSLLPGVTLGYRILDSCDNVHTSLHSALFLLNGTFGQTQANAVSSANCLSTAPVPAVIGLASSSPTRAVAQTLGPFGIPLISYFATCTCLTDKKEYPSFLRTVPSDKFQVQGLVQLVSHFGWRWVGTVGTDDDYSHYGIQAFTEQLERIGSCIAFHQTIPKSPSQAQIRSILNSLEGSTAQVIIAFATEGELLELLIEVARRNLTRLQWVASEAWVTAKLLTIPELHPVLIGTVGFSFRGTNIPGLAEFLFRVRPSSRPESAFTNMFWEELFGCRLGYEDSNDSVLPLCTGLEDLMETESSYTDVSRVRISYNVYKAVYAIAHALHQLLQCGSNEQGSDHSCNIESKFSPLQLLRYLKRVHFTNQFNEKVYFDTNGEPVPLYDIINWQKNARGTINFQLVGTYDGSAPSGQQLKIEEGLIQWTGGQTEVPVSLCSPPCPPGTRQATQPGQPVCCFDCLPCTEGEISNISGASECLKCPQYYWPNKERVSCVAGVEEFLSYHEVMGIILVSLSLLGVAVATAVTVIFFLFRSTPIVKANNSEMSFLLLLSLKLCFLCSLVFVGRPSPWTCCARQAAFGISFVLCISCILVKTIVVLLAFRSTVPGSISLKVFGPPQQRVFIFCCTTGQVILCACWLALAPPYPYKNTSYQDGKIILECKDILPLGFYLVLGYIGLLSCMCFALAFLGRKLPDTFNEAKLITFSMLIFCAVWISFIPAYNSSPGKYTVAVEIFAILASTFGLLFSIFIPKCYVILLRPDLNIKRGMTGKLSK, from the exons ATGCCAGTGATTGGACTGGTATCACTGGGCCTTGCTTTTCTGTTGTACTTCTCAGTAGTTGTATGCACCTCACTGGGCAAAAGTTGCTGGACATTGGGTGATTTTAATTCCCCAGTACTGGAACAGGATGGTGATATCGTCATTGGAGGGCTGTTTCCCATGCACAATATAGCTCCAGAAACTGACTATAATTTCTCTGATCTGCCACACTATCGAGATTGCAGCAG GTTTGATTTTCGTGCATTTCGCTGGGTTCAAACAATGGTCTTTGCCATTGAAGAAATCAACAGTAACTCAAGTTTGTTACCTGGAGTGACACTAGGTTATCGGATCTTGGATAGCTGTGATAATGTGCACACCAGCCTGCACAGTGCACTTTTCCTTCTGAACGGCACTTTTGGCCAAACACAAGCTAATGCTGTTAGCAGTGCAAATTGCCTGTCCACTGCCCCGGTGCCAGCTGTCATAGGCCTGGCATCATCTTCACCTACACGAGCTGTGGCACAAACTTTGGGTCCTTTTGGAATTCCATTG ATAAGTTACTTTGCCACCTGCACTTGCCTCACAGATAAAAAGGAGTACCCTTCTTTCCTTCGTACTGTCCCCAGTGACAAGTTTCAGGTGCAGGGACTGGTCCAATTGGTTTCTCATTTTGGCTGGCGCTGGGTGGGTACGGTGGGCACTGATGATGACTACAGTCACTATGGTATCCAGGCGTTTACCGAGCAGCTTGAAAGAATTGGTAGCTGTATTGCCTTTCATCAAACCATACCCAAATCACCTTCTCAGGCACAGATACGTTCTATTCTTAATAGCCTTGAAGGTTCCACTGCACAAGTGATTATAGCATTTGCCACTGAAGGAGAACTGCTGGAGCTCCTGATTGAAGTTGCTCGTAGAAATCTGACAAGGTTGCAATGGGTGGCCAGTGAGGCTTGGGTGACAGCCAAACTTCTCACTATCCCTGAGCTACATCCTGTCCTGATTGGAACAGTGGGCTTTTCTTTCAGGGGCACCAATATTCCTGGCTTGGCTGAGTTTCTCTTTAGGGTAAGGCCTTCATCGAGACCTGAATCTGCTTTCACTAACATGTTTTGGGAAGAACTGTTTGGATGCAGACTAGGTTATGAAGACAGCAATGATTCTGTGTTGCCACTCTGTACTGGCTTAGAGGATTTGATGGAGACGGAAAGTAGCTACACTGATGTATCAAGGGTGAGGATTTCATACAATGTCTATAAAGCTGTGTATGCTATAGCTCATGCTCTACACCAGCTGTTACAATGTGGCTCTAATGAACAAGGCTCGGATCACAGCTGTAATATTGAATCAAAGTTCTCTCCTTTGCAG CTTCTTCGCTATCTAAAGAGGGTACATTTTACAAACCAGTTTAATGAAAAAGTCTATTTTGACACCAATGGAGAGCCTGTGCCACTCTATGACATCATAAACTGGCAGAAAAATGCTAGAGGTACCATCAATTTTCAGTTGGTTGGCACCTATGATGGCTCTGCCCCAAGTGGGCAGCAGCTTAAAATAGAAGAGGGCTTAATTCAGTGGACAGGCGGACAAACAGAG GTTCCTGTTTCCTTATGCAGTCCTCCTTGCCCCCCTGGAACCCGGCAGGCCACTCAACCAGGACAGCCTGTCTGCTGCTTTGACTGTTTGCCTTGCACTGAAGGAGAAATCAGCAATATCTCAG GTGCTTCTGAGTGTCTCAAGTGTCCTCAGTACTACTGGCCAAACAAAGAAAGAGTTTCCTGTGTTGCTGGCGTTGAGGAGTTTCTGTCATACCACGAAGTGATGGGGATCATTCTCGTTTCTTTGTCTCTACTTGGTGTTGCTGTAGCAACAGCTGttacagtgattttttttcttttccgaAGCACACCTATAGTTAAGGCTAACAACTCTGAAATGAGTTTTCTTCTGCTGCTGTCTCTCAAACTTTGCTTTCTTTGCTCACTGGTGTTCGTGGGTCGGCCCTCGCCATGGACATGCTGTGCCCGACAAGCAGCATTTGGAATCAGCTTTGTTCTATGTATCTCATGCATACTGGTCAAGACCATAGTGGTACTTTTGGCTTTTCGTTCTACAGTGCCTGGATCCATTTCTCTAAAGGTGTTTGGCCCGCCGCAGCAAAGGGTTTTCATTTTCTGCTGCACAACAGGCCAAGTTATTCTGTGCGCTTGTTGGTTGGCACTAGCACCTCCTTACCCCTATAAAAACACATCATATCAGGACGGCAAGATTATACTAGAATGCAAAGACATTTTGCCACTAGGATTTTACCTGGTTCTGGGCTATATAGGACTCCTCTCTTGTATGTGTTTTGCCCTCGCTTTCCTTGGAAGGAAACTTCCAGATACATTTAATGAAGCTAAGCTCATCACATTTAGTATGCTTATATTTTGTGCAGTGTGGATCTCTTTTATACCAGCATACAACAGTTCTCCAGGGAAATACACAGTTGCTGTTGAGATATTTGCCATTCTAGCTTCTACTTTTGGACTtctatttagcatttttatacCTAAATGTTATGTAATTCTGTTAAGGCCTGATTTAAACATCAAAAGGGGAATGACTGGAAAACTGTCgaaatga